One region of Nitrospiraceae bacterium genomic DNA includes:
- a CDS encoding glutathionylspermidine synthase family protein: protein MKRELSVPRQDWPTCIAAAGLTFHSEEVPYWREDVCYRFSSEEIGELEEATAELHQMCLEVVEYVITQDRYDLLHIPQVCRPAIRASWEQERPSLYGRFDLRYDGETPPVLLEYNADTPTSLIEASVAQWYWVESVFQGRDQFNSLHEKLVARWSVIQNKHTGPIHLTGIPDSLEDAQTVAYLQDTAQQAGLETISIPIGEIGWDRGAQCFVDQANHRITALFKLYPWEWLAAEPFGPLMLRSPLSVLEPAWKMILSNKGLLPLLWELFPGHPYLVPAFFTAEPLGQTYVKKPLLSREGANIEIVTPNLLTTMPGPYGREGWVYQAFIPLPEFEGWHPVIGSWVVGDEPAGIGIRETQGLITKDQCRFVPHYFDPAASRTLDDAGSVIH, encoded by the coding sequence ATGAAGCGCGAACTGAGTGTGCCTCGTCAGGACTGGCCGACTTGTATCGCTGCCGCGGGGCTCACCTTTCATAGTGAGGAGGTCCCCTACTGGCGAGAAGATGTGTGTTACCGATTCAGCTCAGAAGAAATTGGTGAACTGGAGGAAGCGACTGCCGAACTCCATCAGATGTGTTTAGAAGTCGTGGAATACGTGATCACGCAGGACCGATATGATCTGCTGCACATTCCGCAGGTCTGCCGCCCTGCCATCCGTGCCTCATGGGAACAAGAGCGGCCGTCTCTCTACGGGCGCTTTGATCTACGCTATGACGGGGAAACCCCTCCCGTGCTGCTCGAATACAATGCGGATACCCCAACGAGTTTAATCGAGGCGAGTGTCGCGCAGTGGTATTGGGTAGAAAGTGTGTTCCAGGGGAGGGACCAATTCAATTCTCTGCACGAGAAATTGGTGGCTCGATGGTCTGTTATCCAGAATAAGCATACCGGCCCGATTCATCTCACCGGGATACCTGACAGCCTTGAAGATGCTCAGACTGTGGCCTATCTCCAAGACACCGCTCAGCAGGCCGGACTCGAAACTATTTCCATTCCCATCGGAGAAATCGGCTGGGATCGGGGTGCACAATGTTTTGTGGATCAAGCCAATCATCGGATCACCGCGCTCTTCAAACTCTACCCATGGGAATGGCTGGCCGCCGAACCATTTGGGCCTCTTATGTTACGGTCCCCTCTGTCGGTCCTCGAGCCGGCTTGGAAAATGATTCTCAGCAATAAGGGGTTGCTGCCCCTCCTCTGGGAGCTGTTTCCTGGCCATCCGTATTTAGTTCCCGCGTTCTTCACAGCGGAACCACTAGGCCAGACTTATGTGAAAAAACCATTACTCTCCAGAGAAGGAGCAAACATCGAAATTGTCACACCGAACCTGCTTACCACCATGCCAGGACCGTATGGTCGAGAGGGATGGGTGTACCAGGCCTTCATCCCGTTACCGGAATTTGAGGGGTGGCATCCAGTAATTGGGTCGTGGGTTGTGGGAGACGAGCCGGCTGGGATTGGGATTCGGGAGACTCAGGGGTTAATTACCAAGGACCAGTGTCGCTTCGTCCCACACTATTTTGATCCGGCTGCCTCAAGAACGCTCGACGATGCTGGTTCGGTCATCCACTAG
- a CDS encoding glutathionylspermidine synthase family protein produces the protein MMREQSTPRADWPRHLAAAGVTFHSLEGPYWREDVCYRFSEREIGELERATIELHQMCLSMVEEVITHDRFDDLRIRPEYRPIICESWNQHHPPLFGRFDLRYDGASPPVLLEYNADTPFCLIESSVAQWHWLEMTRPGKDQFNSLHERLVDQWRRIHHIHRGPLHLTGLPESAEEAQTVAYIQDTAMQAGLETIPIPLKGIGWDLVQGRFVDQFNHPITMLFKLYPWEWLLGEPFGSLLIQSSLIMIEPAWKMVLNNKGILALLWEQFPGHPNLLPAFFTPEPLGNSYVRKPLFSREGANVEIISPTQTIGTSGPYGEEGWLYQAYAPLPDCHGWRPVIGSWVVGSEPAGIGIRETEGLITDDTCRFVPHYLSHNDLSPVGVLGAL, from the coding sequence ATGATGCGAGAACAATCTACGCCTCGCGCTGATTGGCCGAGACACCTTGCAGCTGCTGGAGTGACGTTTCATAGCCTCGAAGGACCCTACTGGCGGGAGGATGTCTGTTACCGTTTTTCAGAGCGAGAGATCGGGGAACTTGAACGAGCCACGATCGAGCTGCATCAGATGTGTCTCAGCATGGTTGAGGAGGTGATCACGCATGATCGATTTGACGACCTTCGGATACGCCCCGAATACCGACCGATCATTTGTGAATCCTGGAATCAGCATCACCCGCCTCTCTTTGGACGCTTCGACTTGCGGTATGACGGGGCGAGTCCGCCCGTGTTACTGGAATATAACGCCGACACGCCCTTCTGCCTGATCGAATCTAGCGTGGCCCAGTGGCACTGGCTCGAGATGACTCGACCGGGGAAAGACCAATTCAATTCGCTCCATGAACGATTAGTCGACCAGTGGAGACGTATTCACCACATTCACCGGGGACCTCTCCATCTGACGGGTCTTCCAGAAAGTGCCGAGGAGGCTCAGACGGTGGCGTATATCCAGGATACGGCCATGCAAGCTGGACTGGAAACAATCCCAATTCCCCTCAAAGGAATCGGGTGGGATCTCGTGCAAGGGCGTTTTGTCGACCAGTTCAACCATCCTATCACCATGCTGTTCAAACTCTATCCTTGGGAATGGCTTCTCGGAGAGCCCTTCGGATCTTTGCTGATCCAGTCATCTCTCATCATGATCGAACCTGCTTGGAAAATGGTGCTGAATAACAAGGGGATCCTGGCCTTACTGTGGGAACAATTTCCAGGGCACCCCAACCTCCTTCCCGCATTCTTTACGCCAGAGCCACTGGGGAATAGCTATGTGCGGAAGCCATTGTTTTCGAGAGAAGGAGCGAATGTGGAAATTATCAGCCCGACCCAGACCATCGGGACATCTGGTCCCTATGGAGAAGAAGGATGGCTCTATCAAGCCTACGCCCCACTGCCCGATTGTCACGGGTGGCGCCCCGTCATTGGTTCATGGGTGGTGGGAAGCGAGCCAGCAGGGATTGGAATTCGAGAGACTGAAGGTCTGATTACAGATGATACGTGTCGGTTTGTTCCGCACTACCTCAGCCATAATGACCTGTCTCCTGTGGGTGTACTAGGTGCACTATGA